The following DNA comes from Gordonia zhaorongruii.
TCCACTCGACCCCGTCGATCAGTGCAGCATTCGACAGGTTCGATGACCCAATGTAGGCGGTGTCTAAACCGCTGTTGCGGTGGAACATCCATGCCTTAGCGTGTAGTCGGGTGCGAAGGGCGTCGTATTGAACGCTCACTTCCGCGCCGAACTGATCGATCATTCGGTCGAGAGCTGCTCGTTCCGTAGATCCGAGGTACGTCGTCGTGATTATCCGCAACGGCTTACCAGCCGCGGCCAGGTCCTTGAGCTCGCGCTCAAGTAGCCGAACACCGCTCCAACGGATAAAAGCGCACACCAGGTCAACGCGGTCAGCCGACGCAATTTCGGCAGGCAACTCGTGTCCAATCGAGGGCTCACCGTTCCCAGAGTTCGTTAGCAGCGCAACCTCAGAAAGCGGAGTTGCCGGCCGCAGCTTCGTTCGGTCTCGAACGCCTGGGACGGGATCGCCGAAGACGCGTGTCAGTTGCTGCGGCGGAGTGAGCACCAGACCAGCGGTCTCGTTGACGGACGTGAGAATCAGATTAGCCGCCGCGACTTGGTCTTCGGGGTTCGTGATGGATGCGAGGGAACGCCGAACGAGTTCGCTCACGTGCCTCGCGAGTACGTGTGGGCGATCTGCCTTCTCGACTTCTGCCACATCGTGTAACAGTGATGAGCGGTCAAGCTCGCTCTGTAGCGCCGTCGTTACGAGATGCTCGTAAATGCCCCGATCCATGGACGTAGTCTGACAGGTGGTAGCGACATACTTCCGTCAAATCGGTCGCCGTACCGTGATGGCTTCACGCTGCGGCAGCAACTTCCTCGACCCGCTCAGCCTTCCACTGCCACGCCGCATATAGCACCTCGGTGGCGTAACCAAGGTCGAGTCGGCCGCCGCCCGTCGGGTCGACTCCGTCCACAGGGACGTGTGGGCTGGGTCGCCAGCCGTCGGGTGCACGATGCAGCGGCGCGGCGACGAGTGGCTCGCCCTGCGTTCCGCGGAACGCGAAGCGTTGGTGCCCAAGCGCCTTGATGGAGAACTGTCCGCCGTGGAGTGCGCGGTGATGCTGGCTGCACAGCAGGATCAGGTTATCGGGATCGGTTGTCCCACCCTCTGACCACGGCTGAACGTGGTGGATGTGCAGGTGTCGGGTCCGGCCGCATCCGGGGGATCGGCATGAGCGGTCACGCATCATCACGGTACGAACGAGCGCTGCGTTCGGAACGCGGCGCTTCCGCCCCCACCTCAGAATCGGTCCGACTCGTCGACCACTGACGGACATCGCGTCACCCTCGCCGTGACGAACGACCCGCAACGATGCATCGCAATGTGCTTCGTCGCGTTCCGCGGAACGCAGCGCAGGCCCTTCGTCCAACGAGGCAACTCCGTCGATCTCGTGAATCAGGAGTTCGCCGCCGACGGCGACCTCCGGCATCTTCACGCCGTCGACGATCGTGTCGGACATCGCGACGACGGCCGAGGCGACGTTGTACGGAACGTTGCGCCACAGGTCGTGCGGCATCTGATTCGGGTCCGCCTCGCCAGACATTTCAGTTGGCAGAGGTGCGTCGTCAGCGGTAGTTCGGGTGCGTTCGTACTCGGCGCGTACGACGGCAGCGAGGAAACGGGCGCCGTCCAGCGCAGTGAGTCGCATTGACACTGTCAGAGTGCCGTCGTCCTTCCACGACCAGTGCGCCGCGGACTCGGGAGCCTCGTCCTCGGATTCGGGATCTTCTGAACGGTCCTGGCGCCGGATACCCGCTACCAGTCGCTCGACTTGCGCCGCGGTCGCCGACAGGGCGAACGTGGTCAACTCTTCGTCTCGGATCGGTGTGGCGATACGCGTGATCGCGCGGACCTTCGAATAGGAGACCTCACCGTTGTGGAACCTGCTGCGCAGGCAGGACAAGTCGACGAGTGCTTGAGCGACGCGGACGTGGTCCTGCGCAGTGCGCAAACTGAGGCCGACTCGCCAGGACAACCAGTGCGCGCACGATGCGATGCCTTCGCCGGACCACCCGTGGCGGGTGTCGAACGCGGCGAGGTAGTCGAGGAATCGTGCGGTGAGAGCCGCCGTTTGAGAGGCGTAGCCGATCAGACGCTCAGCGAGTTCATCCTCGGTCAACTGGTCGGGGTCGGTGTCGGTGAACAGAGTCGCGGTCATGACCACTCCTATCGAATGAATGTTCTAAGCGGAGAGTATCGCCTGGTGGTGACAGTTTTCGCTCGTATCTGCCCCATACGGGTCGGTAATGCGGGAGATTGGCGGAGGAGGCACGTCGAGCGGCGATGATCGATGCTGAACGCATGACCATGAGTGATCCACGCGAAAGGAACCGCACAACATGGGAGAACTGACCGAGGCGCAGATCGACGAGTTCTTGCGTGCGCTGCACGTCGGAGTGCTGTCGATTGAGCGGAAATCGAATCCACCACTCGCCGTACCGATCTGGTACGACGTGAACGACGACGGAAACATCATCATGTTCACCGGGGAGACAGCCTTCAAGGCGAAGCTGATCGAGAAGGCCGGCCGTGCGTCGTACACGGTGCAGCAGGAGTCGCTGCCGTACACGTATGTGGCGGTGGAAGGCCGTGCGACGGTCGAGCCGGTTGATGAAGCGACGATTCTGCGCATCGCCGTTCGGTACCTGGGGGAAGAGGAAGGCGCCAAGTTCGTGAGGCAGGGTGGTGGCGTGCTGGATTCCGTGCTGATCACGGTGCACCGTGATCGGGTGAGGTCGTTTACTTACGGGGGTTGAGGGCACTTTAGGGCTGGGTGCGAGGGTGGCGGGTGGTTTCGACTCGCTGCGCTCGCTCAACCATCGAGGGAGGGGACGCTCGCTCAACCGGCGAGCAGGGGCGAAGGGGCGTGGAGCTACACGAACAAGTGCTGGCCCCACCACTCGCCGTCTTTGAGGCCCGGGGGGACGGCGAAGACGGCGGAGGCGTTGGGTATGAGGTACTCGGTCATCGCGTCCTTGCGGGACAGTTCGTGCTGGATGGGGACGAACTGCTTGAAGGTGTCGCGGTTGAAGGCGATGAAGAACAGACCGGCGTCCAGGTGGCCGAAGCCGTCGGAGCCGTCGGTGAAGTTGTAGCCGCGGCGCAGCAACTGGGCTCCGCCGTGCTGTGACGGGTGCGCCAGGCGGACGTGGGCGGTCTTCGGGATCATCGGTGCGCCGTACGACGTGATGTTGAAGTCGGGCTCGTCGAACTCGTTGGACTGGCCGAGCGGAGCGCCCTCGCCCTTGGTGCGGCCGACGATGTTCTCCTGCTCGAGGAGATGGGCGCGGTCCCACGGTTCGATGTCCATGCGGATGCGGCGCGCGACGAGGTACGTGCCGCCCGTCATCCATTGCGCCGCAGGAGGATTGTCCTCCTGGCCGACCCAGACCCACTCGTCTGCGACCTCGGAGTCCTCGGCTCGCATGTTGGCGGTGCCGTCCTTGAACCCGAACATGTTGCGGGGCGTCTCTTGCGACCGGGTGGTCGAGGAAGTCCGGCCGAACCCCAACTGCGACCAGCGGACCGACACCACGCCGACGCCGATGCGCGCCAGGTTGCGGATCGCGTGGACGGCGACCTGGGGATCGTCGGCGCACGCCTGGATGCAGATGTCGCCGAACGAACGGGACGGCTCGATCTTCTCGGCCGCGAACGCGGGCAGGTCGGCTAGCGCGGCCGGCTTGCGGCCGCCGATCCCGAAGCGGTCCTTGCGATTCGGGTCCGCGGCGTTCGGACCGAACAGTCCTGGACCGAAGCCGACCGTGAGAGTCAGGTGGGCGGGGGAGAGCCCCAGCGCTTCACCGGTGTCGGCGGGTGGCACGTAATCGCCGAGACCGAGCGCACCGTTCTCGACGGTCGTCTCGCCGCGTGTCATCCGCTCGGCGGCCGACGTCCACTTCTTCAGCATGTCGATCAGGTCGTCGCGTGAATCGGTGATCACGTCGAAGGCCGCGAAGTGGAGGCGGTCCTGCGCCTCGGTGACGATGCCTGCCTGATGCGCGCCGCGGAACGGGACCACCTGATCCGTGGCCTCGGCGCCCTCGGACGATCCGGCGGAGAAACCGCCGACCGCACCGGCTACACCACCGACAGCCAGCCCGGCGCCTGCTGCCCCGAGGACGGCGCGGCGTGAGACGTTGCCGTCAGTCACTTCTTCTGCAGGACGATGCCGGGCACCTGGGAGAGGCTCGCCGACAGGGCGTCGATCTGGTCCGACAGGTCGCGGCGGGTGTTCTCGTCGACCATGTCGTACGAGACGTAGCCGTCGCCCTCACGGAGTGTGTTGATGGCGTCGCGGATGCCCCCGAACTGCTCGGTGATCTTGTCCATTAGCTGCGGGCTGGTCTTCGAGATCATCGGCTGCAGTTCGGCGATCAGCGTCTCGGCGCCGTCGATGTTGGCGGCGAAGTCGAACAGGTCAGTGTGGCTGTAACGGTCTTCCTCACCGCCGACCTTGGTGGCCGCGATCTCGTCGACCAGTGCCTGCGGCCCGGCGACGAACATCTGCGTCTCGAACTGGAAATCCTTCTTCGACATCTCGGCCTGCAGAGCCTTCACATCGCGGAGCAGTCCGTCGGCGATCTTGTCGATGGCCGCCTTCTTATCGGCGCTCTTCGCGTGCGCGGCGTCGGCCGGAGCCACCTTGTCGCCGCCCTCGCCGATCTGCTCGGGCCTCGGCGGCCACAGGAAGCGCTCCAGGCGGTGAAAGCCGGTGAACTCGATCTTGCCGTCCTCGGTGTCATCCCAGCGCATGTCGATCTTCGGATCCAGGTCCGGGAACGATTCGGCGACCGGCTCGATCCGCTCGTAGAACGTGCGGACCTGGCCGAACATGTTGCGTGCGGTCTCGTTGTCGCCCGACTTGATCGCGTTGGTGAACGTCTCCGTCTGCGCGACCAGTCCATCTACCTGACCGCGTGCGTAATCGAGGTAGCGCGCCTTCGCGGCCTCGACATCGGCGGGGGCCTGGCTCTTCTCCTTTACCTCACCGGTGACGTTCAGTTCCTGGCTGATGCCGCTGCCGACCATGCCCGGCTTGCACGCCACCGTGTAGGTACCCGGCTCGACGATCTCGACGCCGAGCTTGCCCTTGAGGCCGGGACCGATGTTCTCGACCTCGCCGAGCACGCGGTTGTTCTTCCCGTACACGTAGAACTCGGTGACCTTGGATCCCTGGTTCTGAATCTCGAAGTTGACCTGGCCGGTCTCCAGGTCGGTGCTCGCCAGATCGCAGGCGTCGTCGGTCGACGTCACCGCGATCGCGCCGTCGCTGCTCGACTTCGCCTCACAGGCGGCGAGGGCGATCGGGGTGGCCGCCGCCAATCCGATGATTGTCGCAGTGCGGAGACTGCGGAACACGCGGGGAGAGACGGTCATAACGGGAGATTCCTTACGGTCATGCGGGATCGCTCTGAAGGGTCTGGGGTGCCGATTCGTCGGCGCGGGGTGCCGGGGGCTTCGCCGGACCGCGGCCGCGGACGACGAACAACGTTCCGACGATCGCCACGTAAGCGAGCCAGGCGATCACCTGGAGCCAGCTGGGCTCGGGACGGAAGTTGAAGATGCCCTGCAGCACTTCGCCGTACCAAGCGCTCTGGTCGTACCAGGAGGTGAGGTCGAAGGCGGTGCTGTGCAGGCCGGGCAGCCACCCGTACACCTGCAGGGCGTGAATGCCGTAAGCGAGGATGCCGGCGGCCACCACGATCAGGAACAGTCCGGTGTAGAAGAAGAAGCGCTTGAAGTCGATGCGGACGGCGCCCTTGTACAGG
Coding sequences within:
- a CDS encoding HNH endonuclease signature motif containing protein, with amino-acid sequence MTATLFTDTDPDQLTEDELAERLIGYASQTAALTARFLDYLAAFDTRHGWSGEGIASCAHWLSWRVGLSLRTAQDHVRVAQALVDLSCLRSRFHNGEVSYSKVRAITRIATPIRDEELTTFALSATAAQVERLVAGIRRQDRSEDPESEDEAPESAAHWSWKDDGTLTVSMRLTALDGARFLAAVVRAEYERTRTTADDAPLPTEMSGEADPNQMPHDLWRNVPYNVASAVVAMSDTIVDGVKMPEVAVGGELLIHEIDGVASLDEGPALRSAERDEAHCDASLRVVRHGEGDAMSVSGRRVGPILRWGRKRRVPNAALVRTVMMRDRSCRSPGCGRTRHLHIHHVQPWSEGGTTDPDNLILLCSQHHRALHGGQFSIKALGHQRFAFRGTQGEPLVAAPLHRAPDGWRPSPHVPVDGVDPTGGGRLDLGYATEVLYAAWQWKAERVEEVAAAA
- a CDS encoding pyridoxamine 5'-phosphate oxidase family protein, with the protein product MGELTEAQIDEFLRALHVGVLSIERKSNPPLAVPIWYDVNDDGNIIMFTGETAFKAKLIEKAGRASYTVQQESLPYTYVAVEGRATVEPVDEATILRIAVRYLGEEEGAKFVRQGGGVLDSVLITVHRDRVRSFTYGG
- the efeB gene encoding iron uptake transporter deferrochelatase/peroxidase subunit, which gives rise to MTDGNVSRRAVLGAAGAGLAVGGVAGAVGGFSAGSSEGAEATDQVVPFRGAHQAGIVTEAQDRLHFAAFDVITDSRDDLIDMLKKWTSAAERMTRGETTVENGALGLGDYVPPADTGEALGLSPAHLTLTVGFGPGLFGPNAADPNRKDRFGIGGRKPAALADLPAFAAEKIEPSRSFGDICIQACADDPQVAVHAIRNLARIGVGVVSVRWSQLGFGRTSSTTRSQETPRNMFGFKDGTANMRAEDSEVADEWVWVGQEDNPPAAQWMTGGTYLVARRIRMDIEPWDRAHLLEQENIVGRTKGEGAPLGQSNEFDEPDFNITSYGAPMIPKTAHVRLAHPSQHGGAQLLRRGYNFTDGSDGFGHLDAGLFFIAFNRDTFKQFVPIQHELSRKDAMTEYLIPNASAVFAVPPGLKDGEWWGQHLFV
- the efeO gene encoding iron uptake system protein EfeO, with amino-acid sequence MTVSPRVFRSLRTATIIGLAAATPIALAACEAKSSSDGAIAVTSTDDACDLASTDLETGQVNFEIQNQGSKVTEFYVYGKNNRVLGEVENIGPGLKGKLGVEIVEPGTYTVACKPGMVGSGISQELNVTGEVKEKSQAPADVEAAKARYLDYARGQVDGLVAQTETFTNAIKSGDNETARNMFGQVRTFYERIEPVAESFPDLDPKIDMRWDDTEDGKIEFTGFHRLERFLWPPRPEQIGEGGDKVAPADAAHAKSADKKAAIDKIADGLLRDVKALQAEMSKKDFQFETQMFVAGPQALVDEIAATKVGGEEDRYSHTDLFDFAANIDGAETLIAELQPMISKTSPQLMDKITEQFGGIRDAINTLREGDGYVSYDMVDENTRRDLSDQIDALSASLSQVPGIVLQKK